The DNA region GGGCCACCGACCCCTACGAGCCGACCCTCGAGGACGGGAACCTCTACGCCCGCGGGTCCAGTGACATGAAATCCGGCATCGCCGCGAGCGTGCTGGCCGTCGACGCGCTTCGCGAGCTGGGTGTACCAATCGAGGGGTCGATTACCCAGAGCATGACCGTCGACGAGGAGACCGGGGGCTTCACCGGCCTCGGCGAACTGGTCCGGGAGGGACATATTTCCCGGGAGAACACCGACTACTGCATCTACACCGAGTGCTTCGACTCCTCGCGGATCTGCCTGGGCCACCGCGGCGTGTTGAAGTTCCGGGTTGTCACCCACGGCGAGAAAGCCCACGGCTGCATGGCCCACGGCGGGGAGAACGCCGTGATGGCGATGAACGACTTCCTCACCCGGATCGGCGAGTATCGCGAGACCCTCCACGGACGAACGACGGACGAACCGGTCGTCCCTGCGGCGTCGGCCCGGGCGGACGTCTCCGCGACGATGATCGACGCGGGCTACTCCGAGAACGTGGTGCCCGACCGCTGTACGGCCACGTTCTACCGCGTGCTCGTCCCCGAGGAGAGCGTCGATGGCGCCCGCGAGGAACTCGAGGCGCTGATGGCCGAGACCGAGGCTGCGACGGGTGCGCGGGTCGGCTACGAGGAGATTATGTTCGCCGAACCCGCGCTCGTCTCGCGTGACTGCACCGTCGCCCAGACGTTCGCCCGAGAGATCGAACCCCACCACGGGCCGCCGGAGTACGTCGTCTCGCCGGGGTCGGACGACCAGCGCTTCGTTGTCAACGACGCCGGCATCGAGGAGTGCATCGTCTACGGGCCGGGTCTGCTCGAGCAGGCCCACGTCGAGGACGAGTACGTGCCCGTCGAGGAGGTCGTCACGGCTGCGAAGGTGATGGCCGCCGCGACGGCGGACC from Natronosalvus rutilus includes:
- a CDS encoding ArgE/DapE family deacylase; translated protein: MTTRTAIDDAVESRQADGLEFLTEFLRIDTENPPGRNYREGAEFLREQLEAREYDVDVIDVPDEVVEEHYPNRTDHDRMNVLARLDEGREGPDVHFTGHYDVVPAGEDWATDPYEPTLEDGNLYARGSSDMKSGIAASVLAVDALRELGVPIEGSITQSMTVDEETGGFTGLGELVREGHISRENTDYCIYTECFDSSRICLGHRGVLKFRVVTHGEKAHGCMAHGGENAVMAMNDFLTRIGEYRETLHGRTTDEPVVPAASARADVSATMIDAGYSENVVPDRCTATFYRVLVPEESVDGAREELEALMAETEAATGARVGYEEIMFAEPALVSRDCTVAQTFAREIEPHHGPPEYVVSPGSDDQRFVVNDAGIEECIVYGPGLLEQAHVEDEYVPVEEVVTAAKVMAAATADLMGHLDG